The Providencia sp. PROV188 genome includes a region encoding these proteins:
- a CDS encoding polysaccharide export protein: MFSKFLMAITMSILISGCHLVPGTYISTSGKRTIDTGKQDINQLVDIYPISPKLLSEMQIAPVIAKSNPQLEEQLASYDYRVGVGDVLAITVWNHPELTIPAGSYRSAADSGNWVHADGTIYYPYIGKVSVLGKTISEIRKLVSTRLAAYLEAPQIDVSIAAFRSQKIYVSGEVTKPGSLPITNVPLTILEAFNTAGGLTEKADWDNVILTREGKEIKISLQSLIQYGDLTQNYLMLSGDVLYVPRNDAQKVFVMGEVGKPSTLTIDRAGMSITEALSKANGLSQTTASATGIFVIRSTHKPAPITDSEDENPFSKMAEIYQLDLSDATSLVMGTEFKLQPYDLVYVTAAPVVRWNRLITQLLPTIASYNQLAEGTKRIYAW, from the coding sequence ATGTTCAGTAAATTTCTCATGGCTATCACAATGAGCATCCTAATTTCTGGGTGTCATCTCGTCCCGGGAACCTATATTTCCACATCAGGAAAAAGGACTATTGATACTGGTAAGCAAGATATCAACCAACTTGTGGATATTTACCCTATCTCCCCTAAGCTGCTAAGCGAAATGCAAATTGCCCCTGTGATTGCCAAATCTAATCCTCAGCTTGAAGAGCAGCTAGCCAGTTATGACTATCGTGTTGGCGTGGGGGATGTGCTGGCAATTACCGTATGGAATCACCCTGAGCTCACTATCCCCGCTGGCTCCTATCGCAGCGCTGCGGATTCAGGGAATTGGGTTCACGCAGATGGCACCATTTATTATCCCTATATTGGAAAAGTCTCCGTTCTTGGTAAAACAATCAGTGAAATCAGGAAATTAGTCAGCACCCGACTTGCTGCTTACCTTGAAGCGCCACAAATCGATGTCAGCATTGCCGCCTTTCGTTCGCAAAAAATTTATGTGTCTGGCGAAGTGACTAAGCCGGGTTCCTTGCCCATCACCAATGTCCCTCTTACTATTTTGGAAGCCTTTAATACCGCAGGTGGGTTAACCGAAAAAGCGGACTGGGACAATGTGATCCTCACCCGTGAAGGCAAAGAGATAAAAATCTCGCTGCAATCGTTAATTCAATACGGCGATTTAACCCAAAACTACTTAATGCTATCCGGCGATGTTCTCTATGTTCCCCGTAATGATGCGCAAAAGGTCTTTGTGATGGGAGAAGTGGGGAAACCATCAACATTGACTATCGACCGGGCAGGAATGAGCATCACTGAAGCGCTAAGTAAAGCCAATGGACTCAGCCAAACTACCGCAAGTGCAACAGGGATTTTTGTCATTCGGTCAACGCATAAACCCGCACCAATAACAGATTCTGAAGACGAGAACCCCTTTTCTAAAATGGCAGAAATTTATCAACTCGACCTCTCCGATGCGACATCACTCGTGATGGGAACTGAATTTAAATTACAACCTTATGACCTTGTTTATGTGACAGCGGCACCTGTTGTTCGGTGGAACCGTTTAATCACCCAATTACTGCCAACCATCGCCTCATACAACCAGCTTGCCGAAGGAACTAAGCGTATTTATGCATGGTAA
- a CDS encoding arsenate reductase/protein-tyrosine-phosphatase family protein — protein MFNNIIIVCMGNICRSPTAERLMQGLFPQKKIHSAGLIARENQPADAQARHIAKNHHLSLEENRSRRLTGHLCQMADLILVMENTHTQKLYRQFPQTRGKVMLFGEWLNKTEIPDPYKHSQEMFEHVYQLMEKAAESWQGKI, from the coding sequence ATGTTCAATAACATTATTATCGTGTGCATGGGGAACATTTGCCGGTCACCCACTGCGGAGCGTTTAATGCAGGGGCTTTTCCCCCAAAAAAAGATCCACTCCGCAGGGCTGATTGCGCGGGAAAATCAACCTGCTGATGCTCAAGCTCGCCATATAGCAAAAAACCATCACCTCTCTTTGGAGGAGAATCGTTCTCGTCGTTTGACCGGGCATTTATGCCAGATGGCAGATTTGATCCTCGTAATGGAAAACACTCATACCCAAAAACTTTATCGGCAATTTCCGCAAACCCGAGGCAAAGTCATGCTATTTGGTGAATGGCTGAATAAAACCGAAATCCCAGATCCTTATAAACATAGCCAGGAGATGTTTGAGCATGTTTATCAGCTTATGGAAAAAGCAGCCGAGTCGTGGCAAGGAAAGATTTAG
- a CDS encoding polysaccharide biosynthesis tyrosine autokinase, with protein MNNTEKKHVPNTDEIDLLAILKTLKSNTLTIATFTIAAILSAGVYCWLASPIYQANATLQYDKVNQASLLEKMNDGMLFGGNNGQIDSEIEVIKSRMVLGKTVSDLNLDIQILPSKIFSKFLSDAAIVHIAEYQLPPDLIGQPATLTFVDDRQYTLELAGQTYHGQIGIPLKQGEIHLLIDSCTAQGGEKLTLIKNDRYSAIENLRRRLSMNEASKGSGIINLTIKGTNQRENIKILDNVIQNYINQNREHRKQATNNTLIFLDNYIPKVKDKLDHYENQLNTFRKQNESIDLTLEAKSALESALHVEERLNELTFKEVELQQRYTRSHPAYQALLDTRQKLLLEKEKASKNIQQLPNTQQQIIRLTRDVESEQAIYNQLVTKQRELSVLNSGITADVRIIDSAESYPMAIAPKKSLIMVLASLLGLVMGCAFVIGKEILNNKIKNTEELEALGLRVYATVPFSLDEKKSRYRESKKPLSIENPADMAIESIRSLRTSVYFSVMNQDNNIVMVTSASPNVGKSFITANMAVVLANAGKKILLIDTDLRKGHIHKTFGLENKSGLSEFLSQHGGNSISKHQQVIENLDIISRGKSTTHSSELLMSEQFKHLLDSVKHQYDMVLLDTAPILAITDPAIIGKYAGTSLLVAYYSVNTVKEIERALKHFKQNNIEITGTILNGIDEKSDDYHYVYQY; from the coding sequence ATGAACAATACAGAAAAAAAGCATGTGCCGAACACCGATGAAATCGACTTACTCGCCATACTAAAAACACTGAAATCTAACACGCTAACGATAGCGACGTTTACTATTGCCGCCATTTTAAGTGCCGGAGTGTATTGCTGGCTCGCTTCTCCTATTTACCAAGCGAATGCTACATTACAGTACGATAAAGTAAACCAAGCCTCACTATTAGAAAAAATGAACGATGGAATGCTTTTTGGCGGCAATAACGGGCAAATCGATTCAGAAATTGAAGTCATTAAATCCAGAATGGTGTTAGGCAAAACGGTGTCAGATTTGAATCTAGATATTCAGATTTTGCCTTCAAAGATATTCTCCAAATTTCTGAGTGATGCGGCTATTGTTCATATTGCAGAGTATCAACTCCCCCCAGATTTAATCGGTCAACCCGCCACTTTAACCTTTGTAGATGATCGCCAATATACGCTAGAACTTGCAGGCCAAACTTATCATGGGCAAATTGGCATCCCTTTAAAGCAAGGTGAAATTCACTTATTGATTGATTCATGTACCGCTCAAGGTGGGGAAAAACTGACCTTAATAAAAAATGATCGTTATTCCGCTATCGAAAATTTACGACGCCGTCTCAGTATGAATGAAGCCAGTAAAGGCTCTGGTATCATTAACTTAACAATTAAAGGGACAAATCAACGAGAAAATATCAAGATTTTGGATAATGTCATTCAAAATTATATTAACCAGAATAGAGAGCATAGAAAACAAGCCACAAACAATACGTTGATTTTTCTAGATAACTACATCCCAAAAGTAAAAGATAAGCTCGACCATTATGAAAATCAGTTAAATACGTTTCGTAAACAAAATGAGTCCATTGACCTAACGCTAGAGGCCAAATCCGCGCTTGAGAGTGCATTGCATGTAGAAGAAAGGTTAAATGAGCTTACTTTTAAAGAAGTGGAGCTTCAACAACGATATACCCGCAGCCACCCGGCTTATCAAGCCTTACTTGATACACGCCAAAAATTGCTACTCGAGAAAGAAAAAGCCAGCAAAAATATTCAACAGCTGCCAAATACCCAGCAGCAAATTATTCGTTTAACTCGTGATGTTGAATCCGAGCAAGCTATTTATAATCAGTTGGTGACCAAGCAACGCGAACTCAGTGTGCTGAATTCAGGGATCACTGCCGATGTGCGAATTATTGACTCTGCGGAGTCTTACCCCATGGCCATCGCTCCCAAGAAAAGCTTAATCATGGTTTTGGCCTCCTTATTGGGCCTCGTGATGGGCTGCGCCTTTGTGATCGGAAAAGAGATTCTCAATAATAAAATTAAGAACACGGAAGAACTCGAGGCGCTAGGCCTTCGTGTTTATGCCACCGTTCCATTCTCGTTGGATGAAAAAAAATCACGGTATCGCGAAAGTAAAAAGCCCCTATCCATTGAAAATCCAGCAGATATGGCAATAGAATCCATTCGTTCATTAAGAACAAGTGTCTATTTCTCTGTGATGAATCAAGACAATAATATTGTGATGGTGACAAGTGCATCCCCAAATGTAGGAAAAAGTTTTATTACTGCGAATATGGCTGTCGTCCTCGCCAATGCAGGTAAAAAAATTCTGCTTATTGATACTGATTTACGCAAAGGACATATTCATAAAACATTTGGGTTAGAAAATAAATCTGGGCTTTCAGAATTCTTATCTCAACACGGCGGGAATTCCATCTCAAAACATCAACAAGTTATTGAGAATTTGGATATTATCAGTCGAGGAAAAAGCACCACGCACTCTTCAGAACTGCTTATGAGCGAGCAATTTAAGCATTTATTGGACTCAGTTAAGCATCAATATGACATGGTTTTGTTGGATACTGCACCCATTCTTGCGATTACAGATCCCGCAATCATCGGAAAATATGCTGGTACATCACTCTTAGTGGCCTATTATAGCGTGAATACCGTTAAAGAAATTGAACGCGCACTTAAACATTTCAAACAAAATAATATCGAAATTACTGGCACCATCCTTAATGGCATTGATGAAAAATCTGACGATTATCATTATGTCTACCAGTATTAA
- the trmL gene encoding tRNA (uridine(34)/cytosine(34)/5-carboxymethylaminomethyluridine(34)-2'-O)-methyltransferase TrmL has product MPHIVLFEPEIPPNTGNIIRLCANTGFSLHLIHPLGFTWDDKRLRRAGLDYSEFADIKHHHDYYAFLESEGLNPDNNQSPTGARVFALTTKGKPSHSNVSYREDDYLMFGPETRGLPPYVLDNMPIEQKIRIPMLAESRSMNLSNSVAVVVFEAWRQLGYPGALLKD; this is encoded by the coding sequence ATGCCACATATTGTTTTATTCGAACCTGAAATCCCACCAAATACTGGGAATATCATCCGCTTATGCGCCAATACAGGCTTTAGTCTGCACCTGATCCATCCCCTCGGTTTTACTTGGGATGACAAACGCTTACGCCGTGCAGGGCTAGATTACAGCGAATTTGCGGATATCAAACATCATCATGACTATTACGCATTCTTAGAAAGTGAAGGGTTAAATCCTGATAATAATCAGTCTCCAACGGGCGCCCGTGTGTTTGCGTTAACCACCAAAGGTAAGCCAAGCCACAGCAATGTAAGCTATCGGGAAGATGATTATTTGATGTTTGGACCAGAAACCCGCGGCTTACCGCCGTATGTTCTCGACAATATGCCGATCGAGCAGAAAATTCGTATTCCGATGCTGGCTGAAAGCCGCAGTATGAATCTTTCTAACTCGGTCGCCGTTGTGGTATTCGAAGCTTGGCGCCAGCTTGGGTATCCGGGTGCACTGCTGAAAGACTAA
- a CDS encoding type II toxin-antitoxin system Phd/YefM family antitoxin has product MKTISFSDARSNLKAVLDRVVDDMDTTIITRRDSEAAVVMSLEYYNSLMETIYLLRSPANAEHLNKSIEQFKAGKISERKLINE; this is encoded by the coding sequence ATGAAAACCATTTCCTTTAGTGATGCTAGAAGCAATTTGAAAGCAGTGCTTGATAGAGTTGTTGATGATATGGATACGACGATTATAACCCGCCGTGATTCTGAAGCGGCTGTAGTTATGTCCTTGGAATACTACAATAGTTTAATGGAAACCATCTACCTATTGCGCTCTCCTGCAAATGCAGAGCATCTCAACAAATCCATCGAGCAATTTAAAGCGGGTAAGATTTCAGAGAGAAAGCTAATCAATGAGTAG
- a CDS encoding Txe/YoeB family addiction module toxin, whose translation MSRLLTWTDQAWEDYLYWQSQDKKTLKRINKLIEDTKRTPFSGIGKPEPLKENLAGFWSRRIDETNRLVYAIENTALIIIACRYHY comes from the coding sequence ATGAGTAGACTTCTAACATGGACGGATCAAGCTTGGGAAGATTATCTATACTGGCAAAGCCAAGATAAAAAGACATTAAAGCGGATCAATAAACTCATTGAAGACACAAAAAGAACGCCATTCAGCGGTATAGGTAAACCAGAGCCACTAAAAGAAAACTTAGCTGGCTTCTGGTCTCGTAGAATAGATGAAACTAATAGGCTAGTTTATGCAATCGAAAATACCGCACTAATCATCATTGCCTGTCGCTATCATTACTAG
- the cysE gene encoding serine O-acetyltransferase, whose amino-acid sequence MSREELDRIWGYIKEEAKALADCEPLLASFFNATLLKHDNLGSALSYMLANKLSSPIMPAMEVREIVEEAYRNDEQMIFSAAMDLSAVRLRDPAVDKYSTPLLYLKGFHALQAYRIGHWLWGEGRKALAVYLQNQISVSFGVDIHPAARIGCGIMLDHATGIVIGETAIVENDVSILQSVTLGGTGKTCGDRHPKVREGVMIGAGAKILGNIEIGRGAKIGAGSVVLHPVPPHTTVAGVPARIVGKPTSDKPSLEMDQNFNGNVDGFEGGDGI is encoded by the coding sequence ATGTCGCGTGAAGAACTGGATAGAATTTGGGGTTACATTAAGGAAGAAGCCAAGGCGCTTGCTGACTGTGAGCCTTTACTTGCCAGTTTTTTTAACGCGACATTACTGAAGCATGACAACCTCGGTAGTGCGCTTAGCTATATGTTGGCGAACAAGTTGAGCTCACCGATTATGCCCGCAATGGAAGTCCGCGAAATTGTGGAAGAAGCATATCGTAATGACGAGCAGATGATTTTTTCTGCGGCGATGGATCTCTCTGCTGTTCGTTTACGAGACCCTGCGGTTGATAAATATTCTACGCCACTGCTGTATTTGAAAGGTTTTCACGCCCTACAAGCCTATCGTATTGGGCATTGGCTATGGGGTGAAGGGCGTAAAGCGTTGGCCGTTTATCTGCAAAACCAAATTTCGGTCTCTTTTGGGGTCGATATCCATCCAGCTGCCCGTATTGGCTGTGGGATCATGCTCGACCACGCGACGGGGATCGTGATTGGTGAGACGGCGATTGTCGAAAATGATGTGTCTATTCTTCAGTCTGTTACGCTAGGCGGTACCGGTAAAACCTGTGGCGACCGTCATCCTAAAGTACGTGAAGGGGTGATGATTGGCGCTGGCGCTAAAATTCTGGGCAATATTGAAATTGGTCGCGGCGCAAAAATTGGCGCTGGCTCTGTAGTGCTGCACCCAGTTCCTCCTCATACCACAGTGGCGGGAGTTCCTGCGCGTATTGTCGGTAAGCCAACAAGCGATAAGCCATCGCTGGAGATGGATCAAAACTTTAATGGTAACGTTGATGGTTTTGAAGGCGGGGATGGGATTTAA
- the gpsA gene encoding NAD(P)H-dependent glycerol-3-phosphate dehydrogenase, whose translation MNTASMTVIGAGSYGTALAITLARNGHQVVLWGHDPAHIRKLNQERSNQAFLPGVSFPDSLSLETDLKSAVEASLNILIVVPSHVFGDVLKQIKPYLKAGSRIIWATKGLERDTGRLLQDVAREVLGNEIPLAVLSGPTFAKELAAGLPTAISVAASDSQFGDDLQKLFHCGKSFRVYKNPDMIGVQLGGAVKNVIAIGAGISDGMGFGANARTALITRGLAEMSRLGVSLGADPSTFMGMAGLGDLVLTCTDNQSRNRRFGMMLGNGVSVEEAEKEIGQVVEGYRNTKEVKALAERAGVEMPITEQIYQILYCNKNVLEASQALLGRATKDEIADMPKLPS comes from the coding sequence ATGAATACTGCTTCAATGACAGTGATCGGTGCCGGCTCGTACGGCACCGCTTTAGCCATTACTCTTGCACGTAATGGTCATCAGGTGGTGTTGTGGGGGCATGACCCAGCACACATCCGTAAATTAAACCAAGAACGTAGCAATCAAGCGTTTTTACCTGGTGTTTCTTTCCCTGATAGTTTATCTCTCGAAACGGACTTAAAAAGCGCCGTTGAAGCGAGCCTGAATATCTTGATTGTGGTACCTAGCCATGTATTTGGTGATGTGCTCAAGCAAATCAAACCGTATCTAAAAGCGGGCTCCCGCATTATTTGGGCAACCAAAGGGCTAGAGAGAGATACCGGGCGTTTGTTGCAAGATGTAGCGCGTGAGGTATTAGGAAACGAAATTCCTCTGGCGGTACTTTCTGGCCCCACTTTTGCAAAAGAGCTTGCAGCCGGTCTCCCTACGGCTATTTCAGTCGCTGCATCCGATAGCCAATTTGGTGATGATTTACAAAAATTATTCCATTGTGGCAAAAGTTTCCGCGTCTATAAAAACCCTGACATGATTGGTGTGCAACTTGGTGGCGCAGTGAAAAACGTTATCGCGATTGGCGCTGGGATCTCTGATGGTATGGGCTTCGGCGCAAACGCACGTACGGCATTGATCACACGAGGCTTAGCCGAAATGAGCCGCTTAGGTGTATCACTGGGTGCTGATCCATCCACATTTATGGGTATGGCAGGACTTGGCGACCTAGTGTTAACCTGCACCGACAACCAATCTCGTAACCGCCGTTTCGGCATGATGCTAGGCAATGGTGTCAGTGTGGAAGAGGCGGAAAAAGAGATTGGGCAAGTGGTTGAAGGCTATCGTAATACCAAAGAGGTGAAAGCCCTTGCGGAGCGTGCTGGTGTTGAAATGCCAATCACGGAACAGATTTATCAAATTCTCTACTGCAATAAAAATGTGTTAGAAGCCTCCCAAGCATTACTCGGGCGTGCAACTAAAGATGAAATTGCAGACATGCCTAAGTTACCAAGCTAA
- the secB gene encoding protein-export chaperone SecB: MSEQNNSEMVFQIQRIYAKDVSFEAPNAPQIFQKEWQPEIKLDLDTSSTQLAEGVYEVVLRVTTTATLGEETAFLCEVQQAGVFSIDGIEGTQMAHCLGAYCPNILFPYARETITNMVGRGTFPQLNLAPVNFDALFMNYLQQQQGEQAQNPEVQ, from the coding sequence ATGTCAGAACAAAACAACTCAGAAATGGTATTTCAAATTCAACGTATCTACGCAAAAGACGTTTCATTTGAAGCACCTAATGCACCTCAAATCTTTCAAAAAGAGTGGCAGCCAGAGATCAAATTAGATTTAGATACTTCTTCAACTCAGCTAGCTGAAGGCGTATATGAGGTTGTTCTGCGTGTGACAACTACCGCTACTCTGGGCGAAGAAACTGCATTTCTGTGTGAAGTTCAGCAAGCGGGTGTGTTCTCCATTGATGGTATCGAAGGCACTCAAATGGCACATTGCTTAGGTGCATACTGCCCAAATATCCTGTTCCCATATGCGCGTGAAACTATCACGAACATGGTGGGTCGTGGTACTTTCCCACAATTGAACTTAGCGCCAGTTAACTTTGATGCACTGTTCATGAATTACTTACAGCAGCAACAAGGTGAACAAGCGCAGAACCCTGAAGTTCAATAA
- a CDS encoding rhodanese-like domain-containing protein: protein MQEIMQFVGRNTFVSLTWIVLFVAVVVMTFRSLFSKTKVIARTQAITMINKEEAVVVDLRTREEFRKGHIIDSINLTPSEIKDNNLGELEKHKQKSVIMVSASGMEATKPAEQLAHHGFEKVFVLKEGIAGWAGENLPLARGKK from the coding sequence ATCCAAGAAATCATGCAATTTGTCGGTCGTAACACGTTTGTTAGTCTGACTTGGATAGTGTTATTTGTTGCCGTGGTCGTGATGACCTTCAGAAGCCTATTCTCTAAAACTAAAGTCATTGCGCGCACTCAAGCGATTACAATGATCAATAAAGAAGAAGCAGTTGTTGTGGACTTACGTACTCGCGAAGAGTTCCGCAAAGGGCATATTATTGATTCTATTAACTTAACACCATCTGAAATTAAAGATAATAATTTGGGTGAGCTGGAAAAACATAAACAGAAATCTGTGATTATGGTTTCTGCAAGTGGAATGGAAGCAACTAAACCTGCTGAACAGCTTGCTCATCATGGCTTTGAAAAAGTCTTTGTCCTGAAAGAAGGGATCGCTGGTTGGGCGGGTGAAAACCTACCACTGGCTCGTGGTAAGAAGTAA
- the envC gene encoding murein hydrolase activator EnvC, producing MAHTSHRIKTFFVRQAMIPALLGLGLFTLAPSHVALANQITENKGQLNDLLKSIAEKEKSVKEQQTKKSNLLQQLKEQEQSISAASRDLHLTQNQLKQLDKEISALSSNISRLQKKKNEQEKLLAEQLDAAFRLGKHQGLSLLLKGEEGQREERILAYYGYLNQAREKNILDLEETTKELHEQKQLEQKKQAEQKTTLTRQQQEKQKLDNAQASRQKTLTVLESSLKEDQKNLAVLKQNEARLRDKIAKAEREAKARAEREAREAARIRAQVAEKERKAKQKGATYKPSESEQSLMSRTGGLGRPAGQAIWPVRGSTLHNYGDVISSELRWKGMVIAANEGTQVKAIADGRVLLADWLQGYGLVVVVEHGKGDMSLYGYNQSALVNVGQEVRAGQPIALVGSSGGQERPALYFEIRRQGKTVNPRPWLGR from the coding sequence ATGGCCCATACATCCCATCGAATAAAGACGTTTTTTGTTCGTCAGGCAATGATCCCCGCCCTGCTTGGTTTGGGGTTATTCACTTTGGCGCCTTCTCACGTCGCGCTCGCGAATCAGATCACCGAAAATAAAGGTCAATTAAATGACCTGCTAAAAAGCATTGCTGAAAAAGAAAAAAGCGTTAAAGAACAGCAAACTAAAAAAAGTAATCTCCTTCAGCAACTTAAAGAGCAAGAACAAAGTATTTCAGCAGCAAGCCGTGATTTGCATCTAACACAAAACCAATTAAAACAGCTAGATAAAGAAATATCCGCCTTATCTAGCAATATCAGTCGGCTGCAAAAGAAAAAAAATGAGCAAGAAAAACTACTTGCTGAGCAGTTAGATGCTGCATTCCGACTTGGTAAACACCAAGGTTTATCACTACTCTTAAAGGGTGAAGAAGGTCAACGGGAAGAGCGAATTCTTGCGTATTATGGTTACCTCAACCAAGCTCGTGAAAAAAATATTCTTGATCTAGAAGAAACCACCAAAGAGCTGCACGAACAGAAACAATTAGAGCAAAAAAAGCAAGCTGAGCAGAAAACAACGCTCACACGCCAGCAGCAAGAAAAACAAAAGCTCGATAATGCGCAAGCTTCACGGCAAAAAACCTTAACCGTATTAGAAAGCTCATTAAAAGAAGATCAAAAAAATCTCGCGGTCTTAAAGCAGAACGAAGCCAGACTACGCGACAAAATTGCTAAAGCAGAACGCGAAGCCAAAGCACGCGCTGAGCGTGAAGCTCGTGAAGCCGCGCGAATTCGTGCTCAAGTGGCTGAAAAGGAAAGAAAAGCCAAACAGAAAGGCGCCACGTATAAGCCATCTGAAAGTGAGCAATCACTTATGTCTCGAACAGGCGGTTTAGGTCGTCCTGCTGGTCAAGCTATCTGGCCGGTACGCGGTTCCACCCTACATAATTATGGGGATGTGATCTCCAGCGAATTACGTTGGAAAGGTATGGTGATCGCCGCAAATGAAGGCACCCAAGTTAAGGCTATTGCGGATGGTCGTGTACTACTCGCTGACTGGCTTCAAGGTTATGGTTTGGTTGTTGTCGTTGAGCATGGTAAAGGGGATATGAGCCTATATGGCTATAACCAAAGTGCGCTGGTAAATGTGGGACAAGAAGTCCGCGCAGGTCAGCCAATTGCGTTAGTGGGAAGTAGTGGCGGTCAAGAACGCCCTGCACTTTACTTTGAAATTCGCCGACAAGGTAAAACCGTCAACCCTCGCCCATGGCTAGGAAGGTAG
- a CDS encoding divergent polysaccharide deacetylase family protein: protein MLRHSPMKLLISLLLIMVSSQASAAKLAIVIDDFGYRAKEDNQILALPAAISIAILPNSPHGAEVAATAYQQGRDILIHMPMKPLSKQPLEKDTLAPSMSAEEVDRIIKNAISRVPHAKGMNNHMGSEMTSSLSGMRNVMRSLSQSNLFFLDSVTIGNTQALNAAKEFGVPSTKRNIFIDNHQSEEETRTQLNKAIAYARKHGSAVAIGHPHPSTVRALQKFIPLVPSDIELVPVSSLVGYQPATGEPRKTLRMQPEGVNPTLPVTKPETKMPFKSEAKPHEAAKTTVDSDDATPTLAEPELTNDAAEQPEKSVNPAELGVCDIELPSTRLQGIELLMFVVEAIYQDKTLQPLIAEKKIP from the coding sequence ATGTTAAGACACTCGCCGATGAAATTACTGATTAGCCTGCTCCTTATCATGGTCAGCTCTCAGGCGAGTGCCGCCAAACTCGCTATTGTCATCGATGATTTCGGTTACCGAGCCAAAGAAGATAATCAAATCCTAGCGTTACCGGCCGCCATCAGTATTGCTATTTTACCTAACTCACCTCATGGTGCTGAAGTCGCGGCAACCGCCTATCAGCAAGGGCGGGATATTTTAATCCATATGCCCATGAAACCATTGAGTAAACAACCTCTCGAAAAAGACACTTTGGCACCCTCGATGAGTGCTGAAGAGGTTGACCGCATCATCAAAAATGCCATTAGCCGAGTTCCTCACGCTAAAGGAATGAATAACCATATGGGTAGCGAGATGACCTCCAGCCTTTCTGGGATGCGCAATGTGATGCGCTCGCTGTCGCAATCGAACCTCTTTTTCTTGGATAGCGTCACGATTGGTAATACGCAAGCATTGAATGCTGCTAAAGAATTTGGCGTTCCCTCTACGAAGCGCAATATTTTTATTGATAATCACCAATCTGAAGAAGAAACCCGTACACAGTTGAATAAAGCCATTGCTTACGCGCGTAAACATGGCAGCGCGGTGGCTATTGGTCACCCGCATCCATCAACCGTGCGCGCCTTACAAAAATTTATTCCACTGGTTCCCTCTGATATTGAGCTTGTGCCTGTCAGTTCACTGGTCGGCTATCAGCCAGCAACTGGCGAACCACGTAAAACGCTCAGAATGCAACCTGAAGGTGTTAATCCAACTCTGCCAGTGACAAAGCCAGAGACAAAAATGCCATTCAAATCAGAGGCAAAACCTCATGAAGCGGCTAAAACAACGGTAGATTCTGATGATGCTACACCAACTCTTGCGGAGCCAGAACTGACCAACGATGCTGCGGAGCAACCTGAAAAATCAGTCAATCCCGCAGAGTTAGGTGTATGCGATATCGAACTCCCATCAACCCGCCTACAAGGCATTGAGCTACTCATGTTTGTGGTCGAGGCCATTTATCAAGATAAAACCCTACAGCCCTTGATTGCAGAAAAGAAAATACCATAA